The sequence CACTAAGAACAAGAAAGTtaattaataccaaaaaaatCTCAATCAACCAATTCAAATGACATTTTATCAAACCACACTAAattggaaaaggaaaaaaaaaaaagaagaagtaagaaagaagatAACGACAAACCAAATCAAGAGATAAATTAATTAGAGAAATAAACAATGCAGAAGGAGAAGGTTTGGTAGTCTCCAACTAATCAAGAGCTTGCTAAGTTAAAAACAAATAGATTCTTATAGGCACCGACTGGTACAAAGGAGTGGAGTCATGTAAACTATGAACTATATAATCTATTTACATGACTCCACATTTTTTGGCACCCAGTGCTCAGTCTCTTCTATGTTCCCAgccccacttttttttttttttttgctttttttgtgttgtatatatttttttctttttcttttgcacCTCGCTTCACCGCTCTGTCCCTTCGCGGTCCCCAAATCCCACCACTCGCTCGGCCCCCACGCACGTGCCCTGGGATTTGGATTGATCCGCTGGTTCGTCTAATAATTTTCCCCCCAACCCTATCCAGAAAACCcacggaaaagagagagaaccgAGGGGACGCCACGGTCTACAGAAGAGAAAAATGGCCTCTTCCATCTGCTTCATGAGGTTATCTTCTTCCGTCCCACTTCCGCTTCGCTGCTTCCATGGCGTCCGTGTCTCCCCCTCTCCCATGACGGTCTCTCTAAAGAAGAAGCTCAGCTCCTCCAAAACCCTATCCGGGTCCCCTCTTGTTCTTCCgaagagtctctctccaatcccTTCCCCCTCTCAGAAGGCTTCTAAACTCGCCGTTTTCGCTGCCAAAGGATACAAGAGGAAGACCCACAAGGTGCCACCTTCCTCACCTTTCTCTCCATTTTGATTTGTTCTGAGGAGAAGCCCTCTCTCGTTTCCTCCGTTGGCAGGCGTCGGCCAAGCGGTTTCGGGTGACGGGAAGGGGAGTTATAGTGAGGCGGAGGTCGGGGAAGCAGCACTTGCTCGCGAAGAAGAACACCAAGAGGAAGCTCCGGCTCTCCAAAATGGTGAACTCCTTTTGCCCCATTCCTCTTTTAATGTTgaatatttttgattgtcgGACTGTTCCAAGTACTGCTATTGATTCAAATTTATTGACATCTTATAAATTAATAGTGTTATTCTGGTTCCAAACACTATAATTTTGGCTGTGCTGCTGCTTGTTCCCAACTTCTTGGATGGTGAATCTTGCAATTCCGTCGTTTTTTTTCGccatcatttatttatttatttatttgatgtaTAGTTCGGGCCGATATATCCAATAGTAATCTTACAAGTAGAAGCCTAGGTACTTGGTATCTCTAATTCTTCCTTGCTTCCCTCGCCCAGTGGCAAAAAGGGGCAGCAGTCATTGTTGATCTTTCTGTCTATGCTCCTCTATTGGCAAGAGAGGCAAAAAAGTGGCAACTGTTTCAATATGGGATGCTCTGGAGAgagataagaagaagattgttgAAGAAACTGAAAAGACATGTTGCATAGAGATTTAGATGAAAATTTCACGTGAGTCTGGGCTTCCTGTATTGGATAatgtagataaagccaaagaaGATTAAAAccatttgcttaagataacatAGAGAGAAtcagcaaaataaatattaaagaaAGAATTGTTTCTTAGGATGTCGAAAAGAGAGATAAGCATTACTGTACTAGGAGTCTTTTCAAAAAGGATCTAGAAAACCTGTAAAAGAAATTTGGAACATTGAAAAAATTTCTCACCTTgagtatttgttttgttttaactTAGATTTTTTACTAAGACATCATTATTGCAGAAATGGTACTCTGTGCCAGTATTATGTGAATACCATTATTAGATGCTGAAATCAAGAAAACTTCATTACAAACTATTACAACGTCAATGAAGAGAAAAAGATTTAGTAACTTCTAAAGCTAGTAATTTTATTCCCGACTCAGAATGTTAGCTGTTAGAATGTCTATTTGATTTTACTGGTACTAGGCTTAAATTGAAATGAAATATCAgaaatttatatgaagattcttTTGGTTTTTTATACTTAAGATAGTTCAGTTCCTTGTGGTAATTGATATGATTTATCCTTACTCGGACATTGGATAATGAAACAATTGCATTATTGCAATGTGATTGCCTCCTGCATGTGCAATTCAACAAATAATACTGGAAAATATTCATGAAGAGTTAAACATTATGATTTTGTAATTATAGCTGAGATTTCTGTGAACCATTCCGAGCAACTTGGAAGTTCATTAATATTCTTGACGGCATATAGGAAGAGGGATCAGTTACAGCAtgaccaaattcaaaatatTTCCTACACCaaatttcattaagttagacTTGGTAAACATTATGAATCTTGCAGAGCctcagaaggagagagagaggtgtaATAAATGGATTCTTTTGGAGTGAGTGAAAAATATAACAAATGAATAGAATTTAGGTGGAGTTAATATGTCCTTATGCTGTTTGATAGTGAATCTGCAAATGTTAAAACACTATCAGTGAGATcgaattttaatataaaaagtaAATATGGCGTCACTAGATAATAAGAGGAGGATTATAAGTGTTGTGAATATCTGTGGTTGTTGAAAGTTACATATGAAGGCACTGGTACTTTATAATTTGATCCCTCAATCCTTGGATATGCAGCAAACTTGAAGTTAGGGTTGGTGAGACTTTTTATTGGGAAAATTGAGAGCTGCCCCATGAATTGATTGACATTTTATACTTAGCCTCTGTTACCTAGGTATTTTATTCCCTTTCTTGGTTTCAATGTCCATATTATGTTTAATCCCTCTCTGTGCATAACACACCCCAATTTTGTGTGCTATAAAGCCCA is a genomic window of Phoenix dactylifera cultivar Barhee BC4 chromosome 4, palm_55x_up_171113_PBpolish2nd_filt_p, whole genome shotgun sequence containing:
- the LOC103712810 gene encoding 50S ribosomal protein L35, chloroplastic, with product MASSICFMRLSSSVPLPLRCFHGVRVSPSPMTVSLKKKLSSSKTLSGSPLVLPKSLSPIPSPSQKASKLAVFAAKGYKRKTHKASAKRFRVTGRGVIVRRRSGKQHLLAKKNTKRKLRLSKMHPVSRSDYDNVIGALPYLKVNRKAT